The following proteins are co-located in the Triticum aestivum cultivar Chinese Spring chromosome 1A, IWGSC CS RefSeq v2.1, whole genome shotgun sequence genome:
- the LOC123057220 gene encoding uncharacterized protein, whose translation MFFFFVGGVEQGAGRVLKEAAGRCVRCGGAADLVETEKVLKLFFVPAWRWPGKDPAYLCRDCGLLAPGSHGAGGGELLPRAGAGQCGACSRAVDPQFRFCPFCGSAL comes from the coding sequence ATGTTCTTCTTCTTCGTAGGCGGCGTGGAGCAGGGCGCGGGGCGGGTGCTCAAGGAGGCGGCCGGGCGGTGCGTGCGCTGCGGCGGCGCGGCCGACCTGGTGGAGACCGAGAAGGTGCTCAAGCTCTTCTTCGTCCCCGCGTGGCGGTGGCCGGGCAAGGACCCCGCCTACCTCTGCCGCGACTGCGGCCTCCTCGCGCCGGGGTCccacggcgccggcggcggggagctcctCCCCCGCGCGGGGGCGGGGCAATGCGGCGCGTGCAGCCGCGCCGTCGACCCGCAGTTCCGCTTCTGCCCCTTCTGCGGCTCCGCGCTGTGA
- the LOC123057209 gene encoding uncharacterized protein, with protein METSVIVVSVVVGFFGVGSAVLGLIAEGTKLERNDISMSRTECVYPANPALALGLVAALLLLAAQITVSAAGRCCGCCKPRGAAFSASRRNIGVVFAVLSWVATVIAEIYFVQGAAWNAPVTREVNTGCYFVRDGVFRRAAILSIIATVLGIKSYFLLRAAAATATATAAAAAPGYPGAVAGPSSAGEPKPDGIAMGHPAPMYGQAPYAHYPPPPNAQGYGQYPPPPNAQGYGGQYPPPAQGYGQFHPDAPPQGQGYGQAV; from the exons ATGGAGACGAGCGTGATCGTCGTGTCCGTCGTGGTGGGATTCTTTGGGGTCGGAAGCGCCGTGCTGGGGCTCATCGCCGAGGGCACCAAGCTCGAG CGGAATGACATCTCGATGTCCAGGACCGAGTGCGTGTACCCCGCCAACCCGGCGTTGGCGCTGGGGCTGGTCGCGGCGCTCCTGCTGCTGGCGGCCCAGATCACCGTCTCGGCCGCCGGCCGCTGCTGCGGCTGCTGCAAGCCCCGGGGCGCCGCCTTCTCCGCGTCCAGGCGCAACATCGGCGTCGTCTTCGCCGTCCTCTCATG GGTGGCGACGGTGATCGCGGAGATCTACTTCGTGCAGGGCGCGGCGTGGAACGCGCCGGTGACGCGCGAGGTCAACACGGGGTGCTACTTCGTCAGGGACGGCGTGTTCAGGAGGGCGGCCATCCTGAGCATCATCGCCACCGTGCTCGGGATCAAGTCCTACTTCCTGCTTCGCGCCgccgcggccacggccacggcaACGGCAGCGGCTGCTGCGCCGGGATACCCGGGGGCCGTGGCGGGGCCGTCGTCGGCGGGCGAGCCCAAGCCCGACGGCATCGCGATGGGCCACCCTGCTCCGATGTACGGGCAGGCGCCGTACGCGCACTACCCTCCGCCTCCGAACGCGCAGGGATACGGGCAGTACCCTCCCCCTCCAAACGCGCAGGGGTATGGAGGACAGTACCCTCCTCCTGCTCAGGGGTACGGACAGTTCCACCCCGATGCTCCCCCTCAGGGTCAAGGATACGGGCAAGCCGTGTAG